From the genome of Nitratireductor thuwali, one region includes:
- a CDS encoding TetR/AcrR family transcriptional regulator: MEEILPHSPGEEPYGKSVQTRRAILLAAAQLFSKEGYNATTMRRIAEVANLEAGSIYYHFGSKDQILDEVLDIGVRQLYEQIRGIVERSAAEGDPFRKTFAQLVDTHLCFLLKESDFTSANIRNFPMLSDKRRRAHRPLRETYAQLWRSFLQHHQDDLRGDISVTLVSQFILGAMNWTAEWYDSERYPVSLLSERLSKLLLDGMCTKRGGTVRKSVESLDLTDGLEPAGKAERTRHQILRTAARILRESGYKAATIRRVASEAGLEAGSVYYHFGSKEEILDEVLDLGLRDLLNGVSHAAAIWPNKEDHRNRIATAIATHMAYLFRASEFTSANIRIYGMLPEGIRSRHRPVRHQYAKVWDRLLREAQTAGALRSDIKVVPLRQAMLGALNWTVEWFDPGKGDQRGYYTLSAFTDLLIKMLLDGISANGSAPKIT, translated from the coding sequence ATGGAAGAAATCCTCCCCCATAGCCCCGGCGAGGAGCCGTACGGGAAGTCGGTGCAGACGCGTCGCGCGATCCTCCTGGCGGCGGCGCAGCTGTTTAGCAAAGAGGGGTACAACGCGACCACAATGCGGCGGATCGCCGAGGTGGCGAACCTGGAAGCCGGTAGCATCTACTATCATTTCGGCTCGAAGGATCAGATCCTGGACGAGGTCCTCGATATTGGGGTTAGACAACTCTACGAGCAAATTCGGGGGATCGTCGAACGGTCGGCGGCGGAAGGTGACCCATTCCGGAAAACGTTCGCGCAGCTTGTCGACACTCACCTTTGTTTCCTTTTGAAAGAAAGTGATTTCACTTCGGCGAATATCAGGAACTTCCCTATGCTGTCGGACAAGCGCCGCAGAGCGCATCGTCCCTTGCGAGAGACCTATGCGCAGCTCTGGCGATCATTTTTGCAGCACCATCAGGACGATCTGCGTGGTGACATCTCGGTCACCCTGGTCAGCCAGTTCATCCTCGGAGCTATGAACTGGACAGCGGAATGGTACGACAGCGAACGTTATCCGGTCAGTCTGCTATCGGAACGCTTGTCGAAACTGCTGCTCGACGGCATGTGCACCAAACGTGGCGGAACGGTCAGAAAATCGGTCGAATCTCTTGACCTGACAGATGGACTCGAACCAGCGGGGAAGGCCGAACGAACCCGCCATCAAATCCTTCGCACGGCCGCGCGAATCTTGCGAGAGAGCGGCTACAAGGCCGCTACAATACGACGTGTCGCATCGGAAGCGGGCCTTGAGGCAGGCAGCGTCTACTACCATTTCGGCTCGAAGGAGGAAATTCTCGATGAGGTGCTCGACCTGGGCCTGCGTGATCTCTTGAACGGCGTCAGCCATGCCGCCGCCATATGGCCGAACAAGGAAGATCATAGAAACCGGATCGCGACGGCAATCGCGACGCACATGGCATATTTGTTCCGTGCCAGCGAGTTTACCTCCGCCAACATCCGCATCTATGGGATGCTGCCGGAAGGGATCCGCTCGCGCCATCGGCCTGTTCGACACCAATACGCGAAGGTCTGGGATCGGCTGTTGCGCGAGGCGCAGACGGCCGGAGCCTTGCGCTCCGACATCAAGGTGGTTCCGCTACGGCAGGCCATGCTGGGCGCGCTGAATTGGACGGTCGAATGGTTCGATCCCGGCAAGGGCGACCAACGCGGATACTATACGCTTTCAGCTTTCACGGATCTGCTCATCAAAATGCTGCTGGACGGTATTTCGGCCAACGGCTCAGCCCCGAAGATCACATAA
- a CDS encoding glucose 1-dehydrogenase: protein MRGLKGKRVIVTGGGSGIGRAISTRFAEEGAEVAVFDLNEDGARQTVGTIEDAGGRARAYTVDITDRKAVDAAVAEFEAGGPIDVLVNNAGWDEIKPFLETDLDLWKKIIDINLYGPLHMHHAVLPGMVRNGSGRVVNISSDAGRVGSSGEAVYSACKGGIISFTKTVARELARKGIQLNAVAPGPTDTPLFAEVAKGEAGEKIAEGLKRAIPMKRLAQPTDYPGIVCFLASDDAGFITGQIISVSGGLSMHG, encoded by the coding sequence ATGCGCGGACTGAAAGGCAAGCGAGTAATCGTAACGGGTGGTGGAAGCGGAATCGGGCGGGCGATCTCTACCCGCTTCGCCGAGGAAGGTGCCGAGGTTGCGGTTTTCGACCTCAATGAAGACGGCGCCCGGCAAACCGTCGGAACGATCGAAGATGCAGGCGGCAGGGCGCGTGCATACACCGTCGACATCACCGACCGCAAGGCCGTGGACGCCGCAGTGGCCGAGTTCGAGGCCGGCGGGCCGATCGACGTTCTCGTTAACAATGCCGGATGGGACGAGATCAAGCCGTTCCTCGAGACCGATCTTGATCTGTGGAAGAAGATCATAGACATCAACCTCTACGGCCCCCTTCACATGCATCATGCTGTTCTGCCGGGCATGGTAAGGAATGGGTCCGGCCGCGTCGTGAACATCAGTTCGGATGCGGGCCGCGTTGGCTCTTCGGGCGAGGCGGTCTATTCGGCATGCAAAGGCGGCATCATTTCCTTTACCAAGACCGTCGCGCGGGAACTGGCCCGCAAGGGCATTCAGCTCAACGCGGTCGCGCCCGGTCCGACAGACACCCCGCTGTTCGCGGAAGTCGCCAAGGGCGAGGCCGGAGAGAAGATTGCGGAAGGCCTGAAACGGGCGATCCCCATGAAACGTCTCGCCCAGCCGACGGACTATCCCGGGATTGTGTGTTTCCTCGCCTCGGACGATGCCGGATTCATAACCGGACAGATCATTTCCGTATCGGGCGGGCTGTCGATGCACGGTTGA
- a CDS encoding AMP-binding protein translates to MFEADKTIRETSTLAAFMDRCGVANYEELVERADSDPDWFWTQVLHLARIRFARPYHRLREIGDGPENVRWGIGGALNLTETCLDAYIEKGLGDKTAIDWVGEDGSRQQWSYSRLAEEAARVASALSARGVRPSQGVGIYMPMIPEIEAALLGIARLGAVAVPLFSGFAPHAIVTRLNDARAVAVLTADATPRRGKPVWMEAALAEALAEVPSVHTVFSLRRFGGPVADPARDLDWRETVAKADATRPAHPVETDAPLLIAYTSGTTGKPKGVVHTHLGVQAKATADFLLCLDLKPEDRHVWMTDMGWVMGPLTLISVLLAGATLVLAEGAPSMPGDPFRLLRLAAENEVTHMGVAPTLVRQFMTQDPAPLRGYDLSALRIVASTGEPWTDDAWLWHLEHICRHHAVPLNISGGTELFGAILTSTVLHEVKPGGFSGQALGVGAKVLRVDGSEAAPGEVGELVVTRPPMGLTPTIWGDKKRYLDTYWSTFSGIWRHGDWARRDPDGTWFILGRSDDTLNIAGKRIGPPEIEAALTETGKVLDAAAIPVPHPIKGTTVICICVTAPGVTPDDRLVEQLKDRVDQVVSRPFRPSEIHFVEALPKTRSMKTMRRIVRAAFLDEDPGDLSSISNPETMEAIAALRKDKP, encoded by the coding sequence ATGTTCGAGGCCGACAAAACCATCAGGGAAACAAGTACGCTCGCGGCATTCATGGACCGTTGTGGCGTCGCGAATTACGAGGAATTGGTCGAACGCGCAGACAGTGACCCGGATTGGTTCTGGACGCAAGTTCTCCACCTCGCTCGCATTCGGTTCGCCCGCCCGTACCACCGTCTGCGCGAGATCGGCGACGGACCGGAGAACGTCCGCTGGGGAATCGGCGGCGCACTGAACCTCACCGAAACCTGTCTCGACGCGTACATCGAGAAGGGGCTCGGCGACAAGACCGCAATCGACTGGGTGGGCGAAGACGGCAGCCGCCAGCAATGGAGCTATTCCCGGCTTGCCGAGGAAGCCGCGCGCGTTGCCTCCGCCCTCTCGGCGCGTGGCGTGAGGCCCAGCCAGGGCGTCGGCATCTACATGCCGATGATCCCCGAAATCGAGGCCGCGCTTCTGGGCATCGCGCGGCTGGGCGCTGTGGCGGTGCCGCTGTTTTCCGGGTTTGCGCCGCATGCCATCGTCACCCGCCTGAACGACGCCCGTGCCGTCGCCGTGCTGACTGCGGATGCGACGCCCCGGCGCGGCAAGCCGGTCTGGATGGAGGCCGCCCTGGCCGAGGCCCTGGCGGAGGTGCCCTCGGTGCATACCGTGTTCAGCCTGCGGCGCTTCGGCGGCCCAGTGGCCGATCCGGCCCGCGATCTCGACTGGCGGGAAACCGTCGCTAAGGCCGACGCGACGCGGCCGGCGCATCCGGTGGAGACCGACGCACCGCTGCTCATCGCCTACACCTCGGGCACGACCGGCAAGCCCAAGGGCGTGGTTCACACGCATTTGGGCGTACAGGCCAAGGCCACGGCCGATTTTCTACTGTGTCTCGATCTAAAGCCCGAGGATCGGCATGTTTGGATGACGGACATGGGTTGGGTGATGGGGCCTCTCACGCTGATTTCGGTGCTGCTTGCGGGCGCCACGTTGGTGCTCGCCGAAGGAGCGCCCTCGATGCCGGGCGATCCCTTCCGCCTACTGCGGCTGGCCGCGGAGAACGAGGTAACTCATATGGGTGTTGCACCAACGCTGGTGCGGCAATTCATGACGCAGGATCCCGCGCCGCTGCGGGGGTACGATCTTTCCGCACTGCGTATCGTCGCCTCGACCGGAGAGCCCTGGACCGACGATGCCTGGCTTTGGCACCTGGAGCATATCTGCCGGCACCACGCGGTACCGCTCAACATTTCGGGTGGAACCGAGCTCTTCGGCGCAATTCTTACCTCGACCGTACTTCACGAGGTGAAGCCGGGTGGCTTTTCGGGTCAGGCGCTGGGCGTCGGTGCCAAGGTGCTGCGCGTGGACGGCAGCGAGGCTGCGCCGGGCGAGGTCGGCGAATTGGTCGTCACCCGGCCGCCGATGGGGCTGACGCCGACGATCTGGGGCGACAAAAAGCGCTATCTCGACACCTACTGGTCCACGTTTTCCGGCATCTGGCGCCATGGCGACTGGGCGCGGCGCGATCCGGACGGCACCTGGTTTATCCTCGGCCGTTCCGACGACACGCTGAACATTGCCGGCAAGCGCATCGGGCCACCGGAGATCGAGGCGGCGCTGACCGAAACCGGGAAAGTTCTGGATGCAGCGGCGATACCCGTCCCCCACCCCATAAAGGGTACAACGGTGATTTGCATCTGCGTCACGGCGCCCGGTGTGACGCCCGATGACAGGCTCGTCGAGCAGCTCAAGGACCGCGTCGACCAGGTGGTTTCGCGGCCCTTCCGCCCGAGCGAGATCCATTTCGTCGAGGCGCTGCCCAAGACCCGCAGCATGAAGACGATGCGCCGGATCGTGCGCGCCGCCTTCCTGGACGAGGATCCGGGCGACCTCTCCTCGATCAGCAATCCCGAAACGATGGAGGCCATCGCGGCCCTGAGAAAGGACAAGCCATGA
- a CDS encoding SDR family oxidoreductase, which produces MITVFGATGTTGAPLVEALLTRGAKLRAVTGQPAKAAALVAKGCDAAVADFGDRDALERACQGAEKAYLVTPPHQDMRRWPMPSPRPRRRACDMWSCPPDSVLRPGRG; this is translated from the coding sequence ATGATCACGGTCTTCGGAGCCACGGGCACCACCGGCGCGCCACTGGTCGAAGCGCTTCTCACCAGGGGCGCGAAGCTGCGTGCCGTCACCGGCCAGCCTGCGAAGGCTGCGGCGTTGGTGGCGAAGGGTTGCGATGCCGCCGTGGCGGATTTCGGCGACCGCGACGCTTTGGAACGCGCCTGCCAAGGAGCGGAGAAGGCCTATCTCGTGACGCCGCCGCATCAGGACATGCGCCGCTGGCCAATGCCATCGCCGCGGCCAAGGCGGCGGGCGTGCGACATGTGGTCATGTCCACCGGACTCGGTGCTTCGCCCAGGGCGCGGCTGA
- a CDS encoding helix-turn-helix domain-containing protein: MPTSDKAAPGPLYLELAPPAGAPAQIDHFFVYCDCGLLSGPGTGRFATDLFTLSLTLRGGADRGPRPRLDLAPPRLAFSPRRAPFEGAIAGMRLDAAPHLLPSEGKLDALTLALLAMAGKGEAWAPLVAALDQLACDLIFSGSHSAAASARSERRCVRAVTGMSRRRLAATRRFRTLLDGLAARDQALSELALDVGYYDQSHMSAACRAFAGAPPGVLRRLARARPSGRFFQDQGLETRLRLVIDP; the protein is encoded by the coding sequence ATGCCTACGTCGGATAAGGCGGCGCCCGGGCCGCTTTATCTCGAGCTCGCGCCGCCGGCCGGGGCCCCCGCCCAGATCGACCATTTCTTCGTCTACTGCGATTGCGGCCTCTTGTCGGGTCCCGGCACCGGCCGCTTCGCCACCGATCTCTTTACGCTTTCCCTGACGCTGCGCGGCGGAGCCGATCGCGGCCCCCGCCCGCGCCTCGACCTCGCACCGCCCCGCCTCGCCTTCAGCCCGCGCCGCGCGCCCTTCGAGGGCGCGATCGCCGGAATGCGCCTCGACGCCGCGCCCCACCTTCTCCCCTCCGAAGGTAAACTGGACGCGCTGACCCTTGCTCTTCTGGCAATGGCGGGGAAGGGTGAGGCCTGGGCGCCGCTTGTTGCGGCACTCGACCAGCTCGCCTGCGACCTGATCTTCTCCGGCAGCCACTCCGCCGCCGCCAGCGCGCGAAGTGAACGGCGTTGCGTCCGCGCGGTCACCGGCATGTCGCGACGGCGGCTCGCCGCCACCCGGCGTTTCCGGACCCTGCTGGACGGCCTTGCTGCGCGCGATCAGGCGTTAAGCGAACTGGCGCTCGATGTAGGATACTACGACCAGTCGCACATGTCGGCCGCCTGCCGCGCCTTCGCCGGCGCCCCACCGGGCGTGCTCCGCCGCCTTGCCCGCGCGCGGCCCTCTGGCCGTTTCTTCCAAGATCAGGGACTCGAAACCCGCCTAAGACTGGTCATCGATCCCTGA
- a CDS encoding PaaI family thioesterase — MPGFEPKNPDFDARVRDSFGRQKVMHTLGITIADLSPGRIVLEMAHNDVLTQQHGFVHAGIVSTALDSACGYAAFSLMPAEAAVLTVEFKINLLNPADGERFRFQAEVVKPGSTLTSARRAPIR; from the coding sequence ATGCCCGGTTTCGAGCCGAAGAACCCCGATTTCGACGCACGCGTGCGCGACAGTTTCGGACGCCAGAAGGTGATGCACACGCTGGGCATCACCATTGCCGACCTGTCGCCCGGGCGCATCGTTCTGGAGATGGCGCACAACGACGTGCTGACCCAGCAGCACGGCTTCGTTCACGCCGGCATCGTCTCGACAGCGCTCGACAGCGCTTGCGGCTACGCCGCCTTTTCGCTGATGCCGGCCGAAGCGGCGGTGCTGACCGTGGAGTTCAAAATCAACCTCCTCAACCCAGCCGACGGCGAGCGCTTCCGCTTCCAGGCCGAGGTGGTCAAGCCGGGTAGCACCCTCACATCTGCGAGGCGCGCGCCCATACGCTGA
- a CDS encoding AMP-binding enzyme, protein MDGENVYPAEIERVLLAHPQVIDAAVVKAGDLRWGERPVAFVARHVDGPDADELMRLCREQLAGYKRPREIRFIACEDFPRSTSGKIQRHVLETWIEREAS, encoded by the coding sequence GTGGACGGCGAGAACGTCTATCCGGCCGAAATCGAGCGGGTGCTGCTGGCGCATCCGCAGGTGATCGATGCCGCCGTCGTAAAGGCCGGGGACCTGCGCTGGGGCGAACGCCCGGTGGCCTTCGTGGCACGGCACGTCGACGGCCCCGATGCCGACGAGCTGATGCGGCTTTGCCGCGAGCAACTGGCCGGCTATAAGCGGCCACGCGAGATCCGCTTCATCGCTTGCGAAGACTTCCCGCGCTCGACCAGCGGCAAGATCCAGCGCCACGTCCTGGAGACCTGGATCGAGCGCGAGGCCAGCTGA
- a CDS encoding acyl-CoA dehydrogenase family protein, producing MENVIAAAQAIYTDDQRMLLENFRKMAGAEFAPLTEKYEALGHPPDADTLKGLFAKVEEFGLISGLIPEEDGGAGMDRMSYGILYEELARIWPDLAIAVLIQGHAAFALSLLGSPEQKEIYLKPLLRSERIACTCISEPEVGSNVREVKCRGTREGEKIFISGQKLWISNGAQSDFAIVVCNLDGGISMVIVDRDAGKYESRELRKLGLVGASTCELFFDRAETTSDHVLGQPGSGLFQTLKLFESARVFVGLTSIGIGQAALECAVTYAKDRHQHGKPIAGHQLIQGYLADMATQLDAARLLCQRGLKLLDLGVRCDTQTSMAKWYATEMAVEITGKAVQIHGGNGITKEFPVERHFRNAKVMPIPDGTTEIQKLVIGRNLTGVGAF from the coding sequence ATGGAAAACGTGATCGCCGCCGCTCAGGCAATCTATACCGACGACCAGCGCATGTTGCTGGAGAACTTCCGCAAGATGGCCGGGGCCGAATTCGCCCCGCTGACGGAGAAATACGAAGCTCTGGGCCATCCGCCGGACGCGGACACGCTGAAAGGCTTGTTCGCCAAGGTCGAAGAGTTCGGACTGATCAGCGGCTTGATCCCCGAGGAAGATGGCGGCGCAGGCATGGACCGGATGAGCTACGGTATTCTGTATGAGGAACTGGCGCGCATCTGGCCCGACCTGGCGATCGCCGTTCTGATCCAGGGCCATGCCGCCTTCGCCCTCAGCCTTCTGGGCAGTCCCGAGCAGAAGGAGATTTATCTAAAGCCGCTTCTGCGCAGCGAGCGCATCGCCTGCACCTGCATCTCCGAGCCAGAGGTGGGCTCGAACGTACGCGAGGTGAAGTGTCGGGGCACGCGCGAGGGCGAAAAAATCTTCATCAGTGGTCAAAAGTTGTGGATCTCGAACGGTGCACAGTCGGATTTCGCCATCGTGGTCTGCAATCTGGACGGCGGTATATCGATGGTGATCGTTGACCGCGACGCCGGCAAGTACGAAAGCCGCGAACTGCGCAAGCTGGGCCTGGTGGGCGCCTCGACTTGCGAACTCTTCTTCGACCGCGCCGAAACCACTTCGGACCACGTGCTGGGCCAGCCGGGCAGTGGGCTCTTCCAAACACTGAAGTTGTTCGAGAGCGCGCGAGTCTTCGTAGGCCTCACCAGCATCGGGATCGGCCAGGCGGCTCTGGAATGCGCGGTGACCTATGCGAAGGACCGCCACCAGCACGGCAAGCCGATCGCCGGGCATCAGTTGATCCAGGGCTACCTGGCCGACATGGCCACCCAGCTCGACGCTGCTCGGCTTCTCTGCCAGCGCGGGTTGAAGCTTCTTGATCTTGGCGTCCGCTGCGACACTCAGACCTCGATGGCAAAGTGGTACGCCACAGAGATGGCTGTTGAGATCACCGGGAAGGCGGTGCAAATCCACGGCGGTAACGGGATCACCAAGGAATTCCCGGTAGAACGGCACTTCCGCAATGCCAAGGTGATGCCGATCCCCGATGGCACCACGGAAATCCAGAAGCTGGTGATCGGACGCAACCTCACCGGCGTCGGTGCGTTCTGA
- a CDS encoding thiolase family protein has translation MQDIYVVGVGMTPFGKFRDKSVKDMTCEAVNAALEDAGLAANRIEGAFFSNAVQGHMERQHMIRGEIALREMGIQGIPVVNVENACASASTAFKLAIDFLKAANGDCCLAVGAEKMYSDDRALMFSAFDSGWDVSNGEEVAQRLADLGAGVEEPEGSKSPKPYSVFMDVYAGFARLHMKTFGTTQEQFAAVAAKNHAHSAHNPLAQYRDSMSIEQVLAAPPISYPLTLPMCAPISDGAAAALLCTGEGLKRLGLDPARAIKVKAAILRSGTDRPPEDFKNHLTRLAALQAYEQAGLGPEDMSVAEVHDATAVGEVIQIENLGFVEFGEGGPASLRGETKIGGRIPVNPSGGLESKGHPVGATGIGQIFELVTQLRGEAGARQVEGAQNAIAENGGGLHGVEEATACVTILGR, from the coding sequence ATGCAGGATATTTACGTGGTTGGCGTCGGGATGACGCCGTTCGGAAAGTTCCGCGACAAGTCGGTCAAGGACATGACGTGCGAAGCCGTCAATGCGGCGCTCGAAGATGCCGGGCTCGCGGCCAACCGGATCGAGGGCGCCTTCTTCTCCAACGCCGTCCAAGGCCACATGGAACGCCAGCACATGATCCGCGGCGAGATCGCGCTACGCGAGATGGGTATCCAGGGTATCCCGGTCGTCAACGTCGAGAATGCCTGTGCCAGCGCCTCGACCGCGTTCAAGCTGGCGATCGACTTCCTCAAGGCGGCCAATGGCGATTGCTGCCTCGCGGTCGGCGCCGAGAAGATGTATTCCGACGACCGGGCGCTGATGTTCTCGGCCTTCGACAGCGGCTGGGATGTTAGCAACGGCGAAGAGGTCGCGCAGCGCCTGGCCGATCTGGGCGCTGGGGTCGAGGAACCCGAAGGCTCGAAATCGCCCAAGCCTTACAGCGTGTTCATGGATGTCTATGCCGGCTTCGCGCGGCTGCACATGAAGACCTTCGGCACAACGCAGGAACAATTCGCCGCCGTCGCCGCAAAGAACCATGCGCATTCCGCGCATAACCCGCTGGCCCAGTACCGTGATTCCATGAGCATTGAACAGGTTCTGGCCGCGCCGCCCATTTCCTACCCGCTGACCCTGCCGATGTGCGCCCCGATCTCCGATGGCGCGGCGGCAGCCCTGCTGTGCACCGGCGAGGGACTCAAGCGGCTGGGTCTCGATCCAGCGCGTGCGATCAAGGTCAAGGCGGCGATCCTGCGGTCCGGCACCGACCGTCCGCCCGAGGACTTCAAGAACCACCTGACCCGCCTTGCCGCGCTTCAGGCCTATGAACAGGCCGGACTTGGCCCGGAGGACATGTCCGTTGCCGAGGTGCATGACGCAACCGCCGTGGGCGAAGTTATCCAGATCGAGAACCTCGGGTTTGTCGAATTCGGAGAGGGCGGCCCGGCCAGCCTGCGCGGCGAGACGAAGATCGGCGGGCGCATCCCGGTGAACCCCTCGGGGGGGCTCGAATCCAAGGGCCACCCGGTCGGGGCCACCGGGATCGGGCAGATTTTCGAACTGGTCACGCAGCTGCGCGGGGAGGCCGGCGCGCGTCAGGTCGAGGGCGCGCAGAACGCAATCGCCGAAAACGGTGGCGGATTGCACGGAGTCGAGGAAGCCACCGCCTGCGTCACCATTCTGGGCCGCTAA
- a CDS encoding enoyl-CoA hydratase/isomerase family protein → MTEDRKTVSVKRVGQTQWITFRRSEQMNAMSMQMLDEMAGALVQAMTDDEVRAVALTGSGRVFCAGADLKEVSEAELKPGEPDLLDRVDHAFGLIRSGPKPVIAAVNGLTLAGGLEMVMACDLVFAAESAKLGDAHSNFGVFPGAGGAAILPRRIGLNRAKYLLFSGEHVSAREMMDWGLVNKVVPDDELRDTVQAFTDKLAEKSPAVLRRMKAVANRAMNVDEPAALAEEMLNLRAHMRSWDIREGLAAFAEKRKPQFRGY, encoded by the coding sequence TTGACTGAAGATCGAAAGACCGTGTCGGTCAAACGCGTTGGGCAAACCCAGTGGATCACCTTTCGGCGCAGCGAGCAGATGAACGCGATGTCGATGCAGATGCTCGACGAGATGGCCGGGGCGCTTGTCCAGGCGATGACCGATGACGAGGTGCGCGCGGTGGCGCTCACCGGTTCGGGCCGCGTCTTCTGCGCCGGAGCCGATCTCAAGGAGGTGAGCGAGGCCGAGTTGAAGCCGGGCGAGCCGGATCTGCTCGATCGCGTGGATCACGCTTTCGGACTCATCCGCAGCGGCCCCAAGCCGGTGATCGCCGCGGTTAACGGCCTGACCCTGGCGGGCGGCCTGGAAATGGTGATGGCCTGCGATCTGGTGTTCGCAGCCGAAAGCGCGAAGCTCGGCGACGCCCATTCCAACTTCGGCGTCTTCCCCGGAGCCGGCGGCGCCGCCATTCTGCCGCGCCGGATCGGGCTCAACCGCGCCAAGTACCTCTTGTTCTCGGGCGAACACGTCTCGGCCCGCGAGATGATGGACTGGGGGCTTGTGAACAAGGTCGTGCCCGATGACGAGCTACGCGACACGGTGCAGGCCTTCACTGACAAACTTGCCGAGAAGAGCCCCGCCGTGCTGCGGCGGATGAAGGCCGTGGCGAACCGGGCGATGAACGTGGACGAGCCCGCCGCCCTGGCCGAGGAAATGCTGAACCTGCGTGCGCACATGCGCTCGTGGGACATCCGGGAAGGGCTCGCGGCCTTTGCCGAGAAACGCAAACCGCAATTCAGGGGCTACTGA
- a CDS encoding CaiB/BaiF CoA transferase family protein, translating to MSNAPLEGLRILSLAEQFPGPYATMLLSDMGAEVIMVERPGMGDPARQFTPLFKALNRGKKSVALDLKVPQELGRFRGLAAETDVIVEGFRPGKLAALGAGFEEMRKVNPRLVYVSISGYGQDGPYRDRAGHDLSYEGVGGLLAGQANAGLPGEVPRVPLADIGAALFAAIAVLSATISARRTGRGRYVDVSMSDAVVSMLTAFLVPEANGTPLGNFIAEPAYGVFTCGDGKLITLSIAHEDWFWRPFCEVIGRPKLAGLKGRDRAARKDALREDIAAVIVTRARDAWGLLFDKAGVPWGPVNSLTETLADPHVRARGLLRTLALPDGGSETHLVQPLKFDGFGSSPSSPAPELGADTDGVLGRGRG from the coding sequence ATGAGCAACGCACCGCTCGAAGGGCTGAGGATCCTGAGTCTGGCCGAGCAGTTTCCGGGGCCCTATGCCACGATGCTGCTGTCGGACATGGGCGCCGAGGTGATCATGGTGGAGCGGCCGGGCATGGGCGACCCGGCGCGGCAGTTCACGCCGCTGTTCAAGGCGCTGAACCGGGGCAAGAAGAGCGTGGCCCTGGACCTTAAGGTACCCCAAGAGCTGGGGCGGTTCCGCGGATTGGCCGCGGAGACAGACGTTATCGTTGAGGGGTTTCGCCCCGGCAAGCTCGCCGCTCTCGGGGCAGGGTTCGAGGAGATGCGCAAGGTCAATCCGCGCCTCGTCTACGTGTCGATCTCGGGATACGGGCAGGACGGGCCCTATCGCGACCGGGCCGGCCATGATCTGAGCTACGAGGGCGTGGGCGGGCTTCTGGCCGGGCAGGCCAACGCGGGCCTGCCAGGCGAAGTGCCGCGAGTTCCCCTGGCCGATATAGGCGCGGCACTGTTCGCGGCCATCGCGGTCCTCTCGGCCACGATCTCGGCCCGGCGGACGGGGCGGGGGCGCTACGTGGACGTTTCGATGTCGGATGCCGTGGTTTCGATGCTCACCGCCTTCCTGGTACCCGAGGCCAACGGCACTCCCCTGGGCAACTTCATCGCCGAGCCGGCCTATGGCGTCTTCACCTGCGGCGACGGCAAGCTCATAACGCTTTCGATCGCGCATGAGGATTGGTTCTGGCGCCCCTTCTGCGAGGTGATCGGCAGGCCGAAGCTCGCCGGCCTGAAGGGCCGCGACCGCGCAGCACGAAAAGACGCGCTGCGCGAGGATATCGCCGCAGTGATCGTCACCCGGGCGCGCGACGCGTGGGGCCTCCTGTTCGACAAGGCCGGCGTGCCCTGGGGCCCGGTCAACAGCCTGACCGAGACCCTCGCCGATCCGCATGTTCGCGCCCGCGGACTGCTGCGGACCCTGGCGCTGCCGGACGGGGGGAGCGAGACACATCTGGTTCAGCCTCTGAAGTTCGACGGGTTCGGGAGCAGCCCAAGTAGCCCGGCTCCCGAGCTTGGGGCCGATACCGACGGCGTTCTGGGGCGGGGCCGCGGATAG